A single Musa acuminata AAA Group cultivar baxijiao chromosome BXJ2-1, Cavendish_Baxijiao_AAA, whole genome shotgun sequence DNA region contains:
- the LOC135598192 gene encoding uncharacterized protein LOC135598192 produces the protein MDKEGVDQKEKSNSAPSTPRRLDPPNGRRTIVDSPYRHIPRPPEKSLPHYLKPTICSTHSSKNQHQPCHASPPFAAANGKRLPHKLMIPRASPTPCPPQLSPTSSKHRATRAPSLSPVHKLAVRNEANSEKASPSPPLRKTRSLPLKRNEQPHAKVAEAESTRSTSPKSRDKEVKHPKSSEKSAVVAAGKQRARAKSMSMTSIDMAEGTRKPSVRRSGKLVAGHERKEQAAAGERLRCKGKAAVREEEGKEVKGRKGSPPASIAVTDEAAAAAAAARRNKVKALVGAFETVISLHEDVGADGQGGQRGEGEESKR, from the coding sequence ATGGATAAGGAAGGCGTCGATCAGAAAGAGAAAAGCAACTCAGCTCCGTCAACTCCACGCCGGCTCGATCCTCCAAATGGCAGACGAACCATCGTCGACTCCCCTTACAGGCACATCCCCAGGCCACCTGAGAAGTCTCTCCCACACTATCTCAAACCAACGATATGCTCCACCCATTCCTCCAAGAACCAGCACCAGCCTTGTCATGCTTCCCCGCCATTCGCCGCCGCCAATGGTAAACGCCTTCCGCATAAGCTGATGATCCCCAGAGCTTCTCCGACGCCATGCCCACCTCAATTAAGCCCCACTTCCTCCAAGCACAGAGCAACTCGGGCCCCTTCACTGTCACCTGTACACAAACTAGCCGTACGCAATGAAGCGAACTCGGAGAAGGCATCACCGAGTCCTCCTCTCAGAAAGACGAGAAGTCTCCCGTTGAAGAGGAACGAACAGCCTCATGCCAAGGTCGCAGAAGCTGAGTCGACTCGGTCGACTTCACCAAAGAGCAGAGACAAAGAAGTTAAACACCCCAAGAGCTCCGAGAAGAGTGCTGTCGTCGCAGCAGGCAAGCAGAGAGCACGAGCGAAGTCGATGTCCATGACCTCCATCGACATGGCGGAAGGTACAAGAAAGCCAAGCGTCCGACGATCTGGAAAGTTGGTGGCTGGACACGAACGCAAGGAGCAGGCGGCGGCGGGTGAGAGGCTGAGGTGCAAGGGGAAGGCGGCGGTGAGGGAAGAGGAGGGCAAGGAGGTGAAGGGGAGAAAGGGGTCGCCGCCCGCCTCCATCGCCGTCACGGACGAGgctgctgcggcggcggcggcggcgaggagGAACAAGGTCAAAGCGCTGGTGGGGGCGTTCGAGACCGTCATCTCGTTGCACGAGGATGTGGGGGCGGATGGTCAAGGAGGTCAACGCGGGGAGGGGGAGGAGTCAAAGAGGTGA
- the LOC135598108 gene encoding uncharacterized protein LOC135598108 → MVYCWGKAEEEEERQKVMMPWWDKKVVLPVKRAWVAIAARVKACKHGRGGIGVSAKVQAVGRAGDGILKLHDDVQTCGYEDVQVMWEMVRRSKTEGSNPSEQRKRRLGGHQPAPPDERPPVTRRSCFSITTANEVVEEEFKCTYGVSRTSSPMEDGGRKCRSKGLLCLCM, encoded by the exons ATGGTTTACTGTTGGGGgaaagcagaggaggaggaggagcggcagAAGGTGATGATGCCGTGGTGGGACAAGAAGGTGGTGCTCCCGGTGAAGCGCGCCTGGGTCGCCATCGCCGCCCGGGTCAAAGCCTGCAAGCACG GCCGTGGCGGCATCGGAGTGTCCGCCAAGGTTCAGGCCGTGGGCAGAGCAG GCGATGGGATTCTGAAGCTTCACGACGACGTTCAAACGTGCGGGTACGAAGATGTGCAGGTGATGTGGGAAATGGTGAGGAGATCAAAGACGGAGGGGTCCAACCCATCCGAGCAGCGGAAGCGACGGCTTGGAGGCCATCAGCCTGCGCCTCCCGACGAACGTCCTCCTGTGACTCGACGGAGTTGCTTCAGCATCACCACCGCCAATGAAGTGGTGGAAGAGGAG TTTAAGTGTACATATGGGGTTTCAAGAACTTCTTCTCCGATGGAAGATGGTGGAAGAAAGTGTCGATCGAAAGGACTCCTCTGTCTATGCATGTGA
- the LOC103995808 gene encoding E3 ubiquitin-protein ligase MBR2 isoform X1, with amino-acid sequence MDCSMGRRTASGIIFSKSGCSITFREQNHHARSIRSCSRLGCGANFYSMKGTKVGEQDKAPFHTGSSKLLPASSFRRPQRGGRTRRSPEEADVAESSNSQRESDKIKCTSRSLDIKDSDSRRGLGKKEDSHSTTGEEESCSNKLRSKTSKEVTRQSRYHYKDNLSTFASTSMAHAYGLENPTRAGVSNVRPSGFNSPNSGSSRTANNIRKRSLYKASPSSSGKSMIPSSSGTNSGLDVPRRAPRRSRNQSPNGVRGVPQSSSRLSTDFNPLCHNVHGQPGSSTRIAPIGQIHEPVASSTHTFDASLEDRDGYPHLVMEEVAELLLALERIEDEGLTYEQLSLLGNHLFFDSLSFNDQYRDMRMDIDNMSYEELLVLEEKIGTVSTALTEEALSRCLKRSNYMPASLISGFSGLDEAGAKCSICQEEFVVGDELGELACEHAYHVKCIHQWLGLKNWCPICKASVSPTS; translated from the exons ATGGATTGTTCTATGGGTAGAAGGACTGCTAGTGGAATAATTTTTTCCAAAAGTGGTTGTAGTATTACCTTTAGAGAACAAAATCACCATGCTAGAAGCATCCGATCCTGTAGCCGGTTAGGATGTGGTGCTAATTTCTATTCGATGAAAGGCACCAAGGTAGGAGAACAAGACAAAGCTCCCTTTCACACAGGATCATCTAAATTATTACCTGCTAGTAGTTTTAGAAGGCCTCAACGAGGAGGAAGGACTAGAAGATCTCCTGAAGAAGCAGATGTTGCAGAGAGCAGTAATAGCCAAAGAGAGAGTGATAAAATTAAGTGCACTAGCAGATCTCTGGATATAAAAGATTCAGACTCCAGAAGAGGACTAGGGAAGAAAGAAGACTCGCACTCCACAACCGGAGAAGAGGAATCCTGCAGCAATAAATTGAGATCAAAAACATCTAAGGAAGTCACTAGACAGTCCAGATATCACTACAAAGATAATTTAAGTACATTTGCCAGCACCAGCATGGCCCATGCATATGGGTTGGAAAATCCAACACGGGCAGGCGTATCCAATGTTCGTCCATCAGGTTTTAACTCACCTAATTCTGGAAGTAGCAGAACAGCTAATAATATAAGAAAGAGATCCCTTTACAAGGCAAGTCCATCTTCCAGTGGCAAAAGCATGATCCCATCGTCAAGTGGAACAAATTCAGGCCTGGATGTACCTCGTCGAGCTCCAAGAAGGTCTAGAAACCAGTCACCAAATGGAGTAAGAGGTGTTCCTCAAAGTTCATCAAGATTGTCAACAGATTTTAATCCTCTTTGTCACAATGTACATGGACAACCTGGATCCAGCACTCGGATTGCTCCTATTGGACAAATTCATGAACCTGTAGCAAGTAGCACACATACATTTGATGCTTCTTTGGAAGATAGAGATGGCTATCCACACTTAGTCATGGAAGAAGTCGCTGAG TTGTTATTAGCACTAGAGAGGATCGAAGATGAAGGATTAACATATGAG CAATTATCGCTTCTTGGGAATCATTTATTTTTTGACAGTCTGAGCTTCAATGACCAGTACAGAGACATGAGGATGGACATTGATAATATGTCATATGAG GAATTGCTAGTCCTGGAAGAGAAAATTGGTACTGTGAGCACAGCCCTGACAGAGGAAGCTTTATCAAGATGCTTGAAGAGAAGCAATTACATGCCTGCCTCATTGATCTCTGGGTTCTCTGGACTTGATGAAGCTGGTGCCAAATGCAGTATATGCCAG GAAGAATTTGTTGTTGGAGATGAGTTGGGGGAGTTGGCATGTGAGCATGCTTACCATGTAAAATGCATCCACCAGTGGCTTGGGTTAAAGAACTGGTGTCCCATCTGCAAAGCATCTGTGTCTCCAACCTCTTGA
- the LOC103995808 gene encoding E3 ubiquitin-protein ligase MBR2 isoform X3 — translation MDCSMGRRTASGIIFSKSGCSITFREQNHHARSIRSCSRLGCGANFYSMKGTKVGEQDKAPFHTGSSKLLPASSFRRPQRGGRTRRSPEEADVAESSNSQRESDKIKCTSRSLDIKDSDSRRGLGKKEDSHSTTGEEESCSNKLRSKTSKEVTRQSRYHYKDNLSTFASTSMAHAYGLENPTRAGVSNVRPSGFNSPNSGSSRTANNIRKRSLYKASPSSSGKSMIPSSSGTNSGLDVPRRAPRRSRNQSPNGVRGVPQSSSRLSTDFNPLCHNVHGQPGSSTRIAPIGQIHEPVASSTHTFDASLEDRDGYPHLVMEEVAELLLALERIEDEGLTYEQLSLLGNHLFFDSLSFNDQYRDMRMDIDNMSYEELLVLEEKIGTVSTALTEEALSRCLKRSNYMPASLISGFSGLDEAGAKCSICQLWMEHDKVSGCIWPFSQMIGKDSLTMVL, via the exons ATGGATTGTTCTATGGGTAGAAGGACTGCTAGTGGAATAATTTTTTCCAAAAGTGGTTGTAGTATTACCTTTAGAGAACAAAATCACCATGCTAGAAGCATCCGATCCTGTAGCCGGTTAGGATGTGGTGCTAATTTCTATTCGATGAAAGGCACCAAGGTAGGAGAACAAGACAAAGCTCCCTTTCACACAGGATCATCTAAATTATTACCTGCTAGTAGTTTTAGAAGGCCTCAACGAGGAGGAAGGACTAGAAGATCTCCTGAAGAAGCAGATGTTGCAGAGAGCAGTAATAGCCAAAGAGAGAGTGATAAAATTAAGTGCACTAGCAGATCTCTGGATATAAAAGATTCAGACTCCAGAAGAGGACTAGGGAAGAAAGAAGACTCGCACTCCACAACCGGAGAAGAGGAATCCTGCAGCAATAAATTGAGATCAAAAACATCTAAGGAAGTCACTAGACAGTCCAGATATCACTACAAAGATAATTTAAGTACATTTGCCAGCACCAGCATGGCCCATGCATATGGGTTGGAAAATCCAACACGGGCAGGCGTATCCAATGTTCGTCCATCAGGTTTTAACTCACCTAATTCTGGAAGTAGCAGAACAGCTAATAATATAAGAAAGAGATCCCTTTACAAGGCAAGTCCATCTTCCAGTGGCAAAAGCATGATCCCATCGTCAAGTGGAACAAATTCAGGCCTGGATGTACCTCGTCGAGCTCCAAGAAGGTCTAGAAACCAGTCACCAAATGGAGTAAGAGGTGTTCCTCAAAGTTCATCAAGATTGTCAACAGATTTTAATCCTCTTTGTCACAATGTACATGGACAACCTGGATCCAGCACTCGGATTGCTCCTATTGGACAAATTCATGAACCTGTAGCAAGTAGCACACATACATTTGATGCTTCTTTGGAAGATAGAGATGGCTATCCACACTTAGTCATGGAAGAAGTCGCTGAG TTGTTATTAGCACTAGAGAGGATCGAAGATGAAGGATTAACATATGAG CAATTATCGCTTCTTGGGAATCATTTATTTTTTGACAGTCTGAGCTTCAATGACCAGTACAGAGACATGAGGATGGACATTGATAATATGTCATATGAG GAATTGCTAGTCCTGGAAGAGAAAATTGGTACTGTGAGCACAGCCCTGACAGAGGAAGCTTTATCAAGATGCTTGAAGAGAAGCAATTACATGCCTGCCTCATTGATCTCTGGGTTCTCTGGACTTGATGAAGCTGGTGCCAAATGCAGTATATGCCAG ctGTGGATGGAACATGATAAAGTTTCTGGATGTATTTGGCCTTTTTCCCAAATGATTGGGAAGGACAGCCTCACTATGGTCCTATGA
- the LOC103995808 gene encoding E3 ubiquitin-protein ligase MBR2 isoform X2 has translation MDCSMGRRTASGIIFSKSGCSITFREQNHHARSIRSCSRLGCGANFYSMKGTKVGEQDKAPFHTGSSKLLPASSFRRPQRGGRTRRSPEEADVAESSNSQRESDKIKCTSRSLDIKDSDSRRGLGKKEDSHSTTGEEESCSNKLRSKTSKEVTRQSRYHYKDNLSTFASTSMAHAYGLENPTRAGVSNVRPSGFNSPNSGSSRTANNIRKRSLYKASPSSSGKSMIPSSSGTNSGLDVPRRAPRRSRNQSPNGVRGVPQSSSRLSTDFNPLCHNVHGQPGSSTRIAPIGQIHEPVASSTHTFDASLEDRDGYPHLVMEEVAEQLSLLGNHLFFDSLSFNDQYRDMRMDIDNMSYEELLVLEEKIGTVSTALTEEALSRCLKRSNYMPASLISGFSGLDEAGAKCSICQEEFVVGDELGELACEHAYHVKCIHQWLGLKNWCPICKASVSPTS, from the exons ATGGATTGTTCTATGGGTAGAAGGACTGCTAGTGGAATAATTTTTTCCAAAAGTGGTTGTAGTATTACCTTTAGAGAACAAAATCACCATGCTAGAAGCATCCGATCCTGTAGCCGGTTAGGATGTGGTGCTAATTTCTATTCGATGAAAGGCACCAAGGTAGGAGAACAAGACAAAGCTCCCTTTCACACAGGATCATCTAAATTATTACCTGCTAGTAGTTTTAGAAGGCCTCAACGAGGAGGAAGGACTAGAAGATCTCCTGAAGAAGCAGATGTTGCAGAGAGCAGTAATAGCCAAAGAGAGAGTGATAAAATTAAGTGCACTAGCAGATCTCTGGATATAAAAGATTCAGACTCCAGAAGAGGACTAGGGAAGAAAGAAGACTCGCACTCCACAACCGGAGAAGAGGAATCCTGCAGCAATAAATTGAGATCAAAAACATCTAAGGAAGTCACTAGACAGTCCAGATATCACTACAAAGATAATTTAAGTACATTTGCCAGCACCAGCATGGCCCATGCATATGGGTTGGAAAATCCAACACGGGCAGGCGTATCCAATGTTCGTCCATCAGGTTTTAACTCACCTAATTCTGGAAGTAGCAGAACAGCTAATAATATAAGAAAGAGATCCCTTTACAAGGCAAGTCCATCTTCCAGTGGCAAAAGCATGATCCCATCGTCAAGTGGAACAAATTCAGGCCTGGATGTACCTCGTCGAGCTCCAAGAAGGTCTAGAAACCAGTCACCAAATGGAGTAAGAGGTGTTCCTCAAAGTTCATCAAGATTGTCAACAGATTTTAATCCTCTTTGTCACAATGTACATGGACAACCTGGATCCAGCACTCGGATTGCTCCTATTGGACAAATTCATGAACCTGTAGCAAGTAGCACACATACATTTGATGCTTCTTTGGAAGATAGAGATGGCTATCCACACTTAGTCATGGAAGAAGTCGCTGAG CAATTATCGCTTCTTGGGAATCATTTATTTTTTGACAGTCTGAGCTTCAATGACCAGTACAGAGACATGAGGATGGACATTGATAATATGTCATATGAG GAATTGCTAGTCCTGGAAGAGAAAATTGGTACTGTGAGCACAGCCCTGACAGAGGAAGCTTTATCAAGATGCTTGAAGAGAAGCAATTACATGCCTGCCTCATTGATCTCTGGGTTCTCTGGACTTGATGAAGCTGGTGCCAAATGCAGTATATGCCAG GAAGAATTTGTTGTTGGAGATGAGTTGGGGGAGTTGGCATGTGAGCATGCTTACCATGTAAAATGCATCCACCAGTGGCTTGGGTTAAAGAACTGGTGTCCCATCTGCAAAGCATCTGTGTCTCCAACCTCTTGA
- the LOC135598954 gene encoding putative glucose-6-phosphate 1-epimerase, translated as MAGEKPSVELCKGVNGLDKVVLRDALGSSAEVYLFGGHVTSWRTDHRDELLFVSNKAIFKPPKAIRGGIPICFPQFSSHGNLEQHGFARNKFWSIDTDPPPFPSDSSNKTFVDLILKPTDDDFKIWPHSYEFRLRVALGLGGDLMLTSRIRNTNADGKPFSFTFAYHTYFSVSDISEVRVEGLETLDYLDNLKERERFTEQGDAITFESGVDKIYLSTPTKIAIIDHEKKRTFVLRKDGLPDAVVWNPWDRKAKAMPDFGDDEYKHMLCVEAAAIEKPITLKPGEEWKGRLELSAVPSSYCSGQLDPRKVLQG; from the exons GTGTACTTGTTTGGAGGTCATGTAACATCCTGGAGAACTGATCACAGGGACGAGTTGCTTTTTGTCAGCAATAAG GCTATTTTCAAGCCCCCAAAAGCAATACGTGGGGGCATCCCAATATGTTTTCCCCAA TTTTCAAGCCATGGAAATCTTGAACAACACGGATTTGCCAGGAATAAGTTTTGGAGTATTGACACTGATCCACCACCTTTTCCATCAGACAGTTCAAACAAGACTTTTGTTGATCTGATTCTGAAGCCAACTGATGATGACTTCAAGATATGGCCTCACAG TTATGAATTCCGTCTAAGAGTTGCATTGGGCCTTGGAGGAGATCTCATGTTGACATCACGCATAAGAAATACCAATGCTGATGGAAAACCGTTTTCATTTACATTTGCATACCACACTTATTTTTCAGTTTCTGATATCag TGAAGTGCGGGTAGAAGGTCTGGAGACATTGGACTACCTTGACAACTTGAAGGAAAGAGAACGTTTCACAGAACAAGGAGATGCAATTACATTTGAATCAGGA GTGGATAAAATATATTTGAGCACACCAACCAAGATCGCTATTATAGATCATGAAAAGAAAAGGACTTTTGTTTTGCGCAAAGATGGACTTCCAGATGCCG TGGTATGGAATCCTTGGGACAGGAAGGCCAAAGCAATGCCAGATTTTGGGGACGATGAGTACAAGCATATGCTTTGCGTGGAGGCTGCAGCCATCGAGAAGCCCATCACTCTGAAACCTGGTGAAGAATGGAAAGGAAGGTTAGAGCTGTCTGCTGTTCCCTCCAGCTACTGCAGTGGGCAACTGGATCCTCGAAAggttcttcaaggatga